A stretch of the Lactuca sativa cultivar Salinas chromosome 9, Lsat_Salinas_v11, whole genome shotgun sequence genome encodes the following:
- the LOC111900631 gene encoding RING-H2 finger protein ATL63 yields MSYEPDPDDDNSLNDNSLSGIIRTALSYDTKLMLAAIISLLLVILFVLLLHLYTRWYLLQARRRSRSSVTVPRVLGSRLHNRASFTIIDTTTNPGNSSNSPGKFGLPFSTIASLPLFVYKVSSEEDRDSGLDCAICLSAFEEDEVGRKLPGCGHAFHVQCIDMWLHSHSSCPICRASIRCNHSNKNDHLEIQMADQEQESESVGLTISNEEELRLENVAPISDQITEPHETADAAAENDSGVGGSSSSSIGESIKKLLSSSSSCSSSSRSGGKIHPSSDDNGDESEV; encoded by the coding sequence ATGTCATATGAACCTGATCCAGACGATGATAACTCCCTCAACGACAACTCCCTCAGCGGGATCATCCGTACAGCCCTCTCCTACGACACAAAATTGATGCTCGCCGCGATTATCTCCCTCCTCCTCGTGATCCTCTTCGTCCTCCTCCTCCACCTCTATACCCGTTGGTACCTCCTGCAAGCCCGCCGGCGAAGCCGCTCCTCCGTGACTGTGCCGCGCGTCCTAGGATCTAGATTACATAACCGCGCTAGTTTCACCATCATCGACACCACTACTAATCCTGGtaattcttcgaattctccagGAAAATTCGGCCTCCCTTTCTCAACCATCGCCTCATTGCCGCTATTCGTGTACAAAGTCTCATCCGAGGAAGATCGTGATTCCGGATTAGACTGTGCAATTTGTTTGAGCGCTTTCGAGGAGGATGAGGTCGGAAGGAAATTACCTGGATGCGGACATGCATTTCACGTGCAATGTATAGATATGTGGTTGCACTCTCATTCATCATGTCCGATTTGTCGAGCATCAATCCGGTGTAATCACAGTAATAAAAACGATCATCTGGAAATCCAAATGGCTGATCAAGAGCAAGAATCGGAATCTGTCGGATTGACAATCAGTAACGAGGAAGAACTGCGATTGGAGAATGTAGCTCCAATAAGCGACCAGATCACGGAGCCTCATGAAACGGCGGATGCTGCGGCGGAGAACGACTCTGGAGTAGGTGGTTCATCATCGTCTTCGATTGGAGAATCGATTAAAAAGCTCCTGAGCAGCAGTAGCAgttgcagcagcagcagcagatcCGGAGGTAAAATTCATCCTTCATCGGATGATAATGGAGATGAATCAGAGGTTTGA